The following coding sequences are from one Nicotiana tabacum cultivar K326 chromosome 1, ASM71507v2, whole genome shotgun sequence window:
- the LOC107806714 gene encoding probable tocopherol cyclase, chloroplastic (The RefSeq protein has 1 substitution compared to this genomic sequence), with protein sequence MENIYDFSTISSISQPKKNLGFSWTVTNSATSVTNGKILSLTKFKNLSTFPSTLKLQCQKSRHACVVNAVAGADSSVEMTKQENREAVKPVYSSTPSNRPLRTPHSGYHFDGSSRKFFEGWFFKVSIPECRQSFCFMYSVENPAFPEKLSSFEELQYGPRFTGVGAQILGPDDKYICQYTQESSNFWGSRHELMLGNTFIAQNSARPPNKEVPPQEFNRRVVEGFQVTPLWHQGSIRDDGRTDYTEIVKTASWEYSTQPIYGWGDVNSKQKSTAGWPAAFPVFEPHWQICMAAGLSTGWIEWDGQRYEFQNAPSYSEKNWGGAFPRKWFWVQCSVFEGAIGDVALTAGGGLRQLPGLSQTFENAALIGIHYGGIFYEFVPWNASISWEIAQWGKWHIFGENETHTVELEATAEDPGTTLRAPTDEMGLAPACRDTCFSDLRLRLWERKSNGSKGKVILDVTSNMAGLEVGGGPWFNTWKGKAQMPEIVTRAINVPVDLDGIFGLTPFLKPPGL encoded by the exons ATGGAGAACATATACGATTTTTCCACCATCTCTTCAATTTCTCAGCCTAAGAAAAATCTTGGATTTTCTTGGACTGTGACTAATTCTGCAACTTCAGTAACAAATGGGAAAATTCTCTCTTTGACCAAGTTCAAGAATTTGAGCACTTTTCCGTCTACCTTGAAGCTGCAGTGTCAAAAATCAAGACATGCATGTGTAGTGAACGCAGTCGCAGGAGCTGATTCATCTGTTGAAATGACAAAACAGGAAAATAGGGAGGCTGTGAAACCGGTTTACTCTTCTACACCTTCTAATCGTCCTCTTCGAACTCCTCATAGCGG GTACCATTTTGATGGAAGTAGCAGAAAATTCTTTGAAGGTTGGTTCTTTAAGGTATCAATTCCAGAATGCAGACAGAGTTTTTGCTTTATGTATTCTGTAGAGAATCCTGCATTTCCCAAGAAATTGAGCAGCTTTGAGGAGTTGCAATATGGTCCTCGGTTTACTGGTGTGGGAGCTCAAATTCTTGGTCCAGATGACAAGTATATTTGTCAATATACTCAAGAGTCTTCAAACTTCTGGGGAA GTAGGCATGAACTGATGCTTGGGAACACCTTCATTGCCCAAAATAGTGCTAGGCCTCCAAATAAGGAAGTTCCTCCGCAG GAGTTTAATCGCCGGGTTGTAGAGGGTTTTCAAGTTACCCCACTTTGGCATCAAGGAAGTATTCGCGATGATGGGAG GACAGATTATACTGAAATTGTGAAAACTGCTAGCTGGGAGTATAGCACGCAACCCATTTATGGATGGGGTGACGTTAACTCAAAGCAGAAGTCTACAGCAGGATGGCCTGCTGCTTTTCCTGTATTTGAACCACATTGGCAAATATGCATGGCAGCTGGACTTTCAACAG GCTGGATAGAGTGGGATGGTCAGCGATATGAGTTTCAAAATGCTCCTTCTTACTCTGAAAAGAAttggggtggtgccttcccaagAAAGTGGTTTTGG GTGCAATGCAGTGTCTTTGAAGGTGCGATTGGAGATGTTGCTTTGACTGCTGGTGGTGGATTAAGGCAGCTTCCTGGATTGAGTCAGACATTTGAAAATGCTGCTTTG ATAGGAATTCACTATGGAGGTATTTTCTATGAATTTGTTCCATGGAATGCTAGCATTAGTTGGGAAATTGCTCAATGGGGTAAATGGCATATATTTGGGGAGAATGAGACACATACA GTAGAACTGGAAGCAACAGCGGAAGATCCTGGTACCACATTGCGCGCTCCCACAGATGAGATGGGTCTCGCTCCTGCATGTAGAGACACGTGTTTCAGTGATCTAAGACTGCGGTTGTGGGAACGGAAGAGTAATGGAAGTAAAGGAAAG GTTATTTTGGATGTTACAAGCAATATGGCAGGTCTAGAAGTTGGGGGAGGACCATGGTTCAACACATGGAAGGGAAAAGCACAGATGCCAGAAATTGTTACTCGAGCTATTAACGTTCCTGTGGATTTGGATGGCATATTCGGCTTGACTCCATTTCTCAAACCTCCTGGCCTGTAA